A section of the Diabrotica virgifera virgifera chromosome 8, PGI_DIABVI_V3a genome encodes:
- the LOC126889766 gene encoding putative uncharacterized protein DDB_G0277255 isoform X5 encodes MDSGTAECRLCLSQKELVLVFNCDDEGPKKMNELILLTTGVEILEKDVISRKICTNCSKVVIKMHEFREKSIKTDKYLKEKCIEHLRATEMKIPNTNVTITTTKQLRKEKLDDSNHNISQTELSDLDGSKKDEKYSFSYNSNIPKKVKVHGSVSELFTRHPNLKLRTDVLPFDVNPFISLELDAVEKYCSDNNINFKLAAGRANSNCSSSISENQSFNPNNLENDQAQFKVTPVSTKHVDDTKFKIISNDPSKRRREDSESNETITATQHSKIKRRRLSSNDFVSDTDQSGPTLFETLELKPSQPSSKQIKTHKCNICLSVHKSAKALKVHYQEHFRCSFCKARFRIVERRISHEKKCAVGHALNSKPYVELTKVDLDLNVMNKYRLHNYNAGINTNSMHCNGVIELSDDDEPVMKSTNITNVRVVGTESSSIEKVTNEYETTHSSAKYNTFSHSPATISHNELLPQTEVSNIPNADEPSVQYSSTAIVKPDIKLPGNTLLNTNNLNGSDIVLLKELLQHAKRVKSRSLKQPTSEDITRNGTMKNMFLQLGLYKVPVNIRQGQHCVTISRAESEINREVTMWNDIKTLHLFNKKANLDINNITVKQNETVRTNSPATNNNPATNPATLQSVSVPVVLNAAVSKIHQTIENRLTPNTQRSKTHCSSQDQTKVPSSNIPPQSSTAVTFPNGARTVLSPLLTPNFLNTSKAHFLNSRNNTSPHNTNPSPPQILPYTSNNAIVNNARNNYQQEFIPSITSINSTNGISQVFRPPGDVVMTGNHRSILRPNNTSPLNRNASSPQIVPHIPNNLIGNNATHNSRQEFIPLSSPSPNSISPVFRSSDVIMTGSNHPSILRPNNTPPLNGNASLPQITSHALNNAIFNNTTNDYRPEFIDVSVAPIHSPNSISQDFRSSGGSVVIDSNHRSILRSVTNPGVTDYNLTNYNHLSAGPNQRNVQFAYLNSNQQITAPSPNNQRVILNSLVANADTTQYNNLQHNALNTISLTTNNDPNNFSTSSIPTYTPNDNTNNFSTSSIPSYTPKDHTNNFSTSSIPCQTSILPNNFTFSRPMIRVKSLHELR; translated from the exons attttgGAGAAAGATGTCATCTCGAGAAAAATATGTACCAATTGTAGTAaagtagttattaaaatgcaCGAATTCAGAGAGAAATCTATTAAGACTGACAAATATCTTAAG gaaAAATGTATCGAGCATTTAAGAGCGACGGAAATGAAAATTCCCAACACCAATGTCACGATTACAACAACAAAACAACTCAGAAAAGAAAAACTAGACGACTCCAATCATAATATAAGCCAAACTGAATTAAGTGACTTAGATGGATCGAAAAAAGATGAGAAATACAGTTTTTCTTATAATtcaaatatacctaaaaaagTAAAAGTTCATGGATCTGTGTCAGAACTTTTTACACGTCATCCGAACCTTAAATTGCGGACTGATGTTCTACCTTTCGATGTGAATCCCTTTATTAGCTTAGAATTAGACGCAGTCGAAAAATACTGTAGTGATAATAATATAAATTTCAAATTAGCCGCCGGAAGAGCAAATTCAAATTGTTCTTCAAGTATTTCGGAAAACCAAAGTTTTAATCCGAATAATTTGGAAAACGATCAAGCTCAGTTTAAAGTAACTCCTGTTAGTACCAAACATGTTGATGATACAaagtttaaaattatttctaacGACCCATCTAAACGCAGAAGGGAAGATAGTGAAAGTAACGAGACAATTACCGCAACACAACACAGCAAAATTAAAAGGAGAAGATTATCTTCGAATGATTTTGTATCCGATACAGACCAATCTGGCCCAACTTTATTTGAAACTTTAGAATTAAAACCCAGTCAACCTTCATCCAAACAAATAAAGACTCATAAATGCAATATTTGCTTATCAGTTCACAAAAGTGCAAAGGCTCTTAAGGTTCATTATCAAGAACATTTTCGTTGCAGTTTTTGTAAAGCAAGATTTAGAATAGTCGAACGAAGAATATCCCACGAAAAGAAATGTGCTGTAGGTCACGCTTTAAATAGTAAACCATACGTCGAATTAACTAAAGTTGACTTggatttaaatgttatgaacaaATATCGTTTACATAATTATAACGCTGGTATCAATACAAATAGTATGCATTGTAACGGAGTTATAGAATTATCCGACGATGACGAACCTGTTATGAAGTCGACTAACATTACTAACGTAAGGGTAGTAGGAACTGAATCCAGCAGTATTGAAAAAGTGACTAATGAATATGAAACAACACATTCCTCAGCTAAGTATAACACGTTTTCCCACTCCCCTGCTACAATCAGCCACAACGAACTTTTACCTCAAACCGAGGTATCAAACATTCCCAATGCAGATGAGCCGTCAGTACAATATTCAAGTACAGCAATAGTGAAACCTGATATTAAATTACCAGGTAACACATTACTAAATACTAATAATTTAAATGGTTCCGATATTGTTCTGCTAAAAGAATTATTACAACACGCAAAACGAGTCAAGAGTAGGTCGTTAAAACAACCAACTTCTGAGGATATAACTAGAAATGGGACgatgaaaaatatgtttttacaATTAGGATTGTATAAAGTTCCAGTAAATATTCGACAAGGCCAACATTGTGTAACTATCTCTAGAGCAGAATCTGAAATAAACAGAGAGGTAACAATGTGGAATGACATAAAAACTTTGCATTTATTCAATAAAAAGGCAAACTTGGATATTAACAATATAACagtaaaacaaaatgaaactgtACGCACAAATTCTCCAGCGACAAATAATAATCCAGCAACAAATCCAGCGACGTTGCAAAGTGTTTCAGTTCCGGTTGTACTTAATGCTGCAGTATCAAAAATTCATCAAACGATAGAAAACAGATTAACACCTAATACCCAACGTTCCAAAACGCATTGTTCATCTCAAGATCAAACGAAAGTACCTAGTTCTAATATACCTCCACAGTCTTCCACAGCGGTTACATTTCCTAATGGTGCTAGAACTGTTTTATCCCCCCTACTTACCCCCAACTTTCTTAATACTTCAAAGGCACACTTCCTCAATTCTAGGAATAATACTTCACCACATAATACTAATCCAAGTCCTCCACAAATACTCCCTTACACTTCAAACAACGCAATAGTTAATAACGCCAGAAATAATTATCAACAAGAATTTATACCATCAATCACTTCAATCAACTCAACAAATGGTATTTCTCAAGTTTTTAGACCACCTGGAGATGTGGTTATGACAGGTAATCATCGATCAATTTTAAGACCAAATAATACTTCCCCACTGAATAGAAATGCCAGTTCTCCACAAATAGTTCCTCATATTCCAAACAACCTAATAGGTAATAACGCTACACACAATTCTCGACAAGAATTTATACCCCTATCAAGCCCTTCACCAAATAGTATTTCCCCAGTATTTCGATCATCTGATGTCATTATGACAGGTAGTAATCATCCATCTATTTTAAGACCAAATAATACTCCACCACTGAATGGTAACGCAAGTTTGccacaaataacttctcatgctCTAAACAACGCAATATTTAATAATACTACAAATGATTATCGCCCAGAGTTTATAGACGTGTCAGTGGCTCCAATTCATTCACCAAATAGTATTTCTCAGGATTTTAGATCATCTGGCGGTAGCGTTGTGATAGATAGTAATCATCGATCAATTTTAAGATCTGTTACAAATCCTGGAGTAACTGATTACAACCTTACTAACTACAATCATTTGAGTGCTGGACCTAACCAAAGAAATGTGCAGTTTGCATATCTTAACAGTAATCAACAGATTACTGCACCTTCGCCAAATAATCAGCGCGTCATACTTAACTCTCTAGTTGCCAATGCTGATACAACTCAATACAATAATCTTCAACATAATGCACTGAACACAATAAGTCTTACGACAAACAATGATCCCAATAATTTTAGTACCTCTAGTATTCCTACCTATACGCCAAACGATAATACCAATAATTTTAGTACCTCTAGTATTCCTAGCTATACGCCAAAGGATCATACCAATAATTTTAGTACCTCTAGTATTCCTTGTCAAACCTCTATTCTACCTAATAATTTCACTTTCTCCAGACCAATGATTAGAGTTAAAAGTTTACATGAACTGAGATAA
- the LOC126889766 gene encoding putative uncharacterized protein DDB_G0277255 isoform X7 — translation MDTSTAECRLCLSQKDLVLVFNCDDVGLKTMKELILLTTGVEILEKDVISRKICTNCSKVVIKMHEFREKSIKTDKYLKEKCIEHLRATEMKIPNTNVTITTTKQLRKEKLDDSNHNISQTELSDLDGSKKDEKYSFSYNSNIPKKVKVHGSVSELFTRHPNLKLRTDVLPFDVNPFISLELDAVEKYCSDNNINFKLAAGRANSNCSSSISENQSFNPNNLENDQAQFKVTPVSTKHVDDTKFKIISNDPSKRRREDSESNETITATQHSKIKRRRLSSNDFVSDTDQSGPTLFETLELKPSQPSSKQIKTHKCNICLSVHKSAKALKVHYQEHFRCSFCKARFRIVERRISHEKKCAVGHALNSKPYVELTKVDLDLNVMNKYRLHNYNAGINTNSMHCNGVIELSDDDEPVMKSTNITNVRVVGTESSSIEKVTNEYETTHSSAKYNTFSHSPATISHNELLPQTEVSNIPNADEPSVQYSSTAIVKPDIKLPGNTLLNTNNLNGSDIVLLKELLQHAKRVKSRSLKQPTSEDITRNGTMKNMFLQLGLYKVPVNIRQGQHCVTISRAESEINREVTMWNDIKTLHLFNKKANLDINNITVKQNETVRTNSPATNNNPATNPATLQSVSVPVVLNAAVSKIHQTIENRLTPNTQRSKTHCSSQDQTKVPSSNIPPQSSTAVTFPNGARTVLSPLLTPNFLNTSKAHFLNSRNNTSPHNTNPSPPQILPYTSNNAIVNNARNNYQQEFIPSITSINSTNGISQVFRPPGDVVMTGNHRSILRPNNTSPLNRNASSPQIVPHIPNNLIGNNATHNSRQEFIPLSSPSPNSISPVFRSSDVIMTGSNHPSILRPNNTPPLNGNASLPQITSHALNNAIFNNTTNDYRPEFIDVSVAPIHSPNSISQDFRSSGGSVVIDSNHRSILRSVTNPGVTDYNLTNYNHLSAGPNQRNVQFAYLNSNQQITAPSPNNQRVILNSLVANADTTQYNNLQHNALNTISLTTNNDPNNFSTSSIPTYTPNDNTNNFSTSSIPSYTPKDHTNNFSTSSIPCQTSILPNNFTFSRPMIRVKSLHELR, via the exons attttgGAGAAAGATGTCATCTCGAGAAAAATATGTACCAATTGTAGTAaagtagttattaaaatgcaCGAATTCAGAGAGAAATCTATTAAGACTGACAAATATCTTAAG gaaAAATGTATCGAGCATTTAAGAGCGACGGAAATGAAAATTCCCAACACCAATGTCACGATTACAACAACAAAACAACTCAGAAAAGAAAAACTAGACGACTCCAATCATAATATAAGCCAAACTGAATTAAGTGACTTAGATGGATCGAAAAAAGATGAGAAATACAGTTTTTCTTATAATtcaaatatacctaaaaaagTAAAAGTTCATGGATCTGTGTCAGAACTTTTTACACGTCATCCGAACCTTAAATTGCGGACTGATGTTCTACCTTTCGATGTGAATCCCTTTATTAGCTTAGAATTAGACGCAGTCGAAAAATACTGTAGTGATAATAATATAAATTTCAAATTAGCCGCCGGAAGAGCAAATTCAAATTGTTCTTCAAGTATTTCGGAAAACCAAAGTTTTAATCCGAATAATTTGGAAAACGATCAAGCTCAGTTTAAAGTAACTCCTGTTAGTACCAAACATGTTGATGATACAaagtttaaaattatttctaacGACCCATCTAAACGCAGAAGGGAAGATAGTGAAAGTAACGAGACAATTACCGCAACACAACACAGCAAAATTAAAAGGAGAAGATTATCTTCGAATGATTTTGTATCCGATACAGACCAATCTGGCCCAACTTTATTTGAAACTTTAGAATTAAAACCCAGTCAACCTTCATCCAAACAAATAAAGACTCATAAATGCAATATTTGCTTATCAGTTCACAAAAGTGCAAAGGCTCTTAAGGTTCATTATCAAGAACATTTTCGTTGCAGTTTTTGTAAAGCAAGATTTAGAATAGTCGAACGAAGAATATCCCACGAAAAGAAATGTGCTGTAGGTCACGCTTTAAATAGTAAACCATACGTCGAATTAACTAAAGTTGACTTggatttaaatgttatgaacaaATATCGTTTACATAATTATAACGCTGGTATCAATACAAATAGTATGCATTGTAACGGAGTTATAGAATTATCCGACGATGACGAACCTGTTATGAAGTCGACTAACATTACTAACGTAAGGGTAGTAGGAACTGAATCCAGCAGTATTGAAAAAGTGACTAATGAATATGAAACAACACATTCCTCAGCTAAGTATAACACGTTTTCCCACTCCCCTGCTACAATCAGCCACAACGAACTTTTACCTCAAACCGAGGTATCAAACATTCCCAATGCAGATGAGCCGTCAGTACAATATTCAAGTACAGCAATAGTGAAACCTGATATTAAATTACCAGGTAACACATTACTAAATACTAATAATTTAAATGGTTCCGATATTGTTCTGCTAAAAGAATTATTACAACACGCAAAACGAGTCAAGAGTAGGTCGTTAAAACAACCAACTTCTGAGGATATAACTAGAAATGGGACgatgaaaaatatgtttttacaATTAGGATTGTATAAAGTTCCAGTAAATATTCGACAAGGCCAACATTGTGTAACTATCTCTAGAGCAGAATCTGAAATAAACAGAGAGGTAACAATGTGGAATGACATAAAAACTTTGCATTTATTCAATAAAAAGGCAAACTTGGATATTAACAATATAACagtaaaacaaaatgaaactgtACGCACAAATTCTCCAGCGACAAATAATAATCCAGCAACAAATCCAGCGACGTTGCAAAGTGTTTCAGTTCCGGTTGTACTTAATGCTGCAGTATCAAAAATTCATCAAACGATAGAAAACAGATTAACACCTAATACCCAACGTTCCAAAACGCATTGTTCATCTCAAGATCAAACGAAAGTACCTAGTTCTAATATACCTCCACAGTCTTCCACAGCGGTTACATTTCCTAATGGTGCTAGAACTGTTTTATCCCCCCTACTTACCCCCAACTTTCTTAATACTTCAAAGGCACACTTCCTCAATTCTAGGAATAATACTTCACCACATAATACTAATCCAAGTCCTCCACAAATACTCCCTTACACTTCAAACAACGCAATAGTTAATAACGCCAGAAATAATTATCAACAAGAATTTATACCATCAATCACTTCAATCAACTCAACAAATGGTATTTCTCAAGTTTTTAGACCACCTGGAGATGTGGTTATGACAGGTAATCATCGATCAATTTTAAGACCAAATAATACTTCCCCACTGAATAGAAATGCCAGTTCTCCACAAATAGTTCCTCATATTCCAAACAACCTAATAGGTAATAACGCTACACACAATTCTCGACAAGAATTTATACCCCTATCAAGCCCTTCACCAAATAGTATTTCCCCAGTATTTCGATCATCTGATGTCATTATGACAGGTAGTAATCATCCATCTATTTTAAGACCAAATAATACTCCACCACTGAATGGTAACGCAAGTTTGccacaaataacttctcatgctCTAAACAACGCAATATTTAATAATACTACAAATGATTATCGCCCAGAGTTTATAGACGTGTCAGTGGCTCCAATTCATTCACCAAATAGTATTTCTCAGGATTTTAGATCATCTGGCGGTAGCGTTGTGATAGATAGTAATCATCGATCAATTTTAAGATCTGTTACAAATCCTGGAGTAACTGATTACAACCTTACTAACTACAATCATTTGAGTGCTGGACCTAACCAAAGAAATGTGCAGTTTGCATATCTTAACAGTAATCAACAGATTACTGCACCTTCGCCAAATAATCAGCGCGTCATACTTAACTCTCTAGTTGCCAATGCTGATACAACTCAATACAATAATCTTCAACATAATGCACTGAACACAATAAGTCTTACGACAAACAATGATCCCAATAATTTTAGTACCTCTAGTATTCCTACCTATACGCCAAACGATAATACCAATAATTTTAGTACCTCTAGTATTCCTAGCTATACGCCAAAGGATCATACCAATAATTTTAGTACCTCTAGTATTCCTTGTCAAACCTCTATTCTACCTAATAATTTCACTTTCTCCAGACCAATGATTAGAGTTAAAAGTTTACATGAACTGAGATAA
- the LOC126889766 gene encoding putative uncharacterized protein DDB_G0277255 isoform X6, translating to MDTGTAECRLCLSQEELVLVFNCEDVGPKKMNELILLTTGVEILEKDVISRKICTNCSKVVIKMHEFREKSIKTDKYLKEKCIEHLRATEMKIPNTNVTITTTKQLRKEKLDDSNHNISQTELSDLDGSKKDEKYSFSYNSNIPKKVKVHGSVSELFTRHPNLKLRTDVLPFDVNPFISLELDAVEKYCSDNNINFKLAAGRANSNCSSSISENQSFNPNNLENDQAQFKVTPVSTKHVDDTKFKIISNDPSKRRREDSESNETITATQHSKIKRRRLSSNDFVSDTDQSGPTLFETLELKPSQPSSKQIKTHKCNICLSVHKSAKALKVHYQEHFRCSFCKARFRIVERRISHEKKCAVGHALNSKPYVELTKVDLDLNVMNKYRLHNYNAGINTNSMHCNGVIELSDDDEPVMKSTNITNVRVVGTESSSIEKVTNEYETTHSSAKYNTFSHSPATISHNELLPQTEVSNIPNADEPSVQYSSTAIVKPDIKLPGNTLLNTNNLNGSDIVLLKELLQHAKRVKSRSLKQPTSEDITRNGTMKNMFLQLGLYKVPVNIRQGQHCVTISRAESEINREVTMWNDIKTLHLFNKKANLDINNITVKQNETVRTNSPATNNNPATNPATLQSVSVPVVLNAAVSKIHQTIENRLTPNTQRSKTHCSSQDQTKVPSSNIPPQSSTAVTFPNGARTVLSPLLTPNFLNTSKAHFLNSRNNTSPHNTNPSPPQILPYTSNNAIVNNARNNYQQEFIPSITSINSTNGISQVFRPPGDVVMTGNHRSILRPNNTSPLNRNASSPQIVPHIPNNLIGNNATHNSRQEFIPLSSPSPNSISPVFRSSDVIMTGSNHPSILRPNNTPPLNGNASLPQITSHALNNAIFNNTTNDYRPEFIDVSVAPIHSPNSISQDFRSSGGSVVIDSNHRSILRSVTNPGVTDYNLTNYNHLSAGPNQRNVQFAYLNSNQQITAPSPNNQRVILNSLVANADTTQYNNLQHNALNTISLTTNNDPNNFSTSSIPTYTPNDNTNNFSTSSIPSYTPKDHTNNFSTSSIPCQTSILPNNFTFSRPMIRVKSLHELR from the exons attttgGAGAAAGATGTCATCTCGAGAAAAATATGTACCAATTGTAGTAaagtagttattaaaatgcaCGAATTCAGAGAGAAATCTATTAAGACTGACAAATATCTTAAG gaaAAATGTATCGAGCATTTAAGAGCGACGGAAATGAAAATTCCCAACACCAATGTCACGATTACAACAACAAAACAACTCAGAAAAGAAAAACTAGACGACTCCAATCATAATATAAGCCAAACTGAATTAAGTGACTTAGATGGATCGAAAAAAGATGAGAAATACAGTTTTTCTTATAATtcaaatatacctaaaaaagTAAAAGTTCATGGATCTGTGTCAGAACTTTTTACACGTCATCCGAACCTTAAATTGCGGACTGATGTTCTACCTTTCGATGTGAATCCCTTTATTAGCTTAGAATTAGACGCAGTCGAAAAATACTGTAGTGATAATAATATAAATTTCAAATTAGCCGCCGGAAGAGCAAATTCAAATTGTTCTTCAAGTATTTCGGAAAACCAAAGTTTTAATCCGAATAATTTGGAAAACGATCAAGCTCAGTTTAAAGTAACTCCTGTTAGTACCAAACATGTTGATGATACAaagtttaaaattatttctaacGACCCATCTAAACGCAGAAGGGAAGATAGTGAAAGTAACGAGACAATTACCGCAACACAACACAGCAAAATTAAAAGGAGAAGATTATCTTCGAATGATTTTGTATCCGATACAGACCAATCTGGCCCAACTTTATTTGAAACTTTAGAATTAAAACCCAGTCAACCTTCATCCAAACAAATAAAGACTCATAAATGCAATATTTGCTTATCAGTTCACAAAAGTGCAAAGGCTCTTAAGGTTCATTATCAAGAACATTTTCGTTGCAGTTTTTGTAAAGCAAGATTTAGAATAGTCGAACGAAGAATATCCCACGAAAAGAAATGTGCTGTAGGTCACGCTTTAAATAGTAAACCATACGTCGAATTAACTAAAGTTGACTTggatttaaatgttatgaacaaATATCGTTTACATAATTATAACGCTGGTATCAATACAAATAGTATGCATTGTAACGGAGTTATAGAATTATCCGACGATGACGAACCTGTTATGAAGTCGACTAACATTACTAACGTAAGGGTAGTAGGAACTGAATCCAGCAGTATTGAAAAAGTGACTAATGAATATGAAACAACACATTCCTCAGCTAAGTATAACACGTTTTCCCACTCCCCTGCTACAATCAGCCACAACGAACTTTTACCTCAAACCGAGGTATCAAACATTCCCAATGCAGATGAGCCGTCAGTACAATATTCAAGTACAGCAATAGTGAAACCTGATATTAAATTACCAGGTAACACATTACTAAATACTAATAATTTAAATGGTTCCGATATTGTTCTGCTAAAAGAATTATTACAACACGCAAAACGAGTCAAGAGTAGGTCGTTAAAACAACCAACTTCTGAGGATATAACTAGAAATGGGACgatgaaaaatatgtttttacaATTAGGATTGTATAAAGTTCCAGTAAATATTCGACAAGGCCAACATTGTGTAACTATCTCTAGAGCAGAATCTGAAATAAACAGAGAGGTAACAATGTGGAATGACATAAAAACTTTGCATTTATTCAATAAAAAGGCAAACTTGGATATTAACAATATAACagtaaaacaaaatgaaactgtACGCACAAATTCTCCAGCGACAAATAATAATCCAGCAACAAATCCAGCGACGTTGCAAAGTGTTTCAGTTCCGGTTGTACTTAATGCTGCAGTATCAAAAATTCATCAAACGATAGAAAACAGATTAACACCTAATACCCAACGTTCCAAAACGCATTGTTCATCTCAAGATCAAACGAAAGTACCTAGTTCTAATATACCTCCACAGTCTTCCACAGCGGTTACATTTCCTAATGGTGCTAGAACTGTTTTATCCCCCCTACTTACCCCCAACTTTCTTAATACTTCAAAGGCACACTTCCTCAATTCTAGGAATAATACTTCACCACATAATACTAATCCAAGTCCTCCACAAATACTCCCTTACACTTCAAACAACGCAATAGTTAATAACGCCAGAAATAATTATCAACAAGAATTTATACCATCAATCACTTCAATCAACTCAACAAATGGTATTTCTCAAGTTTTTAGACCACCTGGAGATGTGGTTATGACAGGTAATCATCGATCAATTTTAAGACCAAATAATACTTCCCCACTGAATAGAAATGCCAGTTCTCCACAAATAGTTCCTCATATTCCAAACAACCTAATAGGTAATAACGCTACACACAATTCTCGACAAGAATTTATACCCCTATCAAGCCCTTCACCAAATAGTATTTCCCCAGTATTTCGATCATCTGATGTCATTATGACAGGTAGTAATCATCCATCTATTTTAAGACCAAATAATACTCCACCACTGAATGGTAACGCAAGTTTGccacaaataacttctcatgctCTAAACAACGCAATATTTAATAATACTACAAATGATTATCGCCCAGAGTTTATAGACGTGTCAGTGGCTCCAATTCATTCACCAAATAGTATTTCTCAGGATTTTAGATCATCTGGCGGTAGCGTTGTGATAGATAGTAATCATCGATCAATTTTAAGATCTGTTACAAATCCTGGAGTAACTGATTACAACCTTACTAACTACAATCATTTGAGTGCTGGACCTAACCAAAGAAATGTGCAGTTTGCATATCTTAACAGTAATCAACAGATTACTGCACCTTCGCCAAATAATCAGCGCGTCATACTTAACTCTCTAGTTGCCAATGCTGATACAACTCAATACAATAATCTTCAACATAATGCACTGAACACAATAAGTCTTACGACAAACAATGATCCCAATAATTTTAGTACCTCTAGTATTCCTACCTATACGCCAAACGATAATACCAATAATTTTAGTACCTCTAGTATTCCTAGCTATACGCCAAAGGATCATACCAATAATTTTAGTACCTCTAGTATTCCTTGTCAAACCTCTATTCTACCTAATAATTTCACTTTCTCCAGACCAATGATTAGAGTTAAAAGTTTACATGAACTGAGATAA